TTGCCCTTCACTGTGGGACGATAGCCAGGTAATTTCACTGCACCTGGTTCTACAGGCACGTAGTCAAATTCTTCTAAAGCTACATCTTTAGGAACATCAATTAAAACTGGGCCTGGGCGTCCTGTGCTAGCGATGTGGAACGCTTCAGCCACAATCCGTGCCATATCTTTTGGATCGCGCACTACATAAGAGTGTTTGACAATTGGCAGGGTAATCCCATAAATATCAGTTTCTTGAAATGCATCCGTACCAATTGAAGCCCGTGGTACTTGCCCTGTGACCACAATCATCGGAATCGAGTCCATGTAGGCGGTGGCGATACCTGTCACCAAGTTAGTCGCCCCTGGGCCCGAAGTACCAAAGCACACTCCTACCTTACCTGTAGCACGGGCATAGCCGTCAGCAGCATGGGATGCACCTTGTTCGTGTCTCACAAGAATGTGCTTAATGCCACTGGTTGCTTCCACTTTGTAAAGGTCATCGTAAATTGGCAGAATTGCTCCACCGGGATAACCAAAAATATACTCAACACCGTGGCGCTGGAGACTGTCAAGGAGAGCAAAACCGCCAGATGCCCGTTTAGGCGTGACTTCGACGGTTTGAATACTTGTATTAGGCTGGGTGTGATTCTCGGTTTGGGGGGGACTGATTCGGGTTGGCGATCGCACTGTCAAACCTCTGAGAATAGCTAAGTTAATGCTTGGATTCTGTAGTTAAGATTTCATTTTAATAGAAAAGTTTCATTAAATCCTTACGGATATTTCTATTTTTAAGATCTAGTTAGGTTATGACTTTGTATTGGTTAAATTACGTCCTGCAATACCCGGCGGGTATTTTGCCAAGCCCAAACACCCACAGCAGCGACTATCAGGCTCATAGCTACAAGTACAACACGCAAACCTAGAATATCAGTTAATGGCCCGGTAATTGCCAGAGGTAAAGAAAGAGCAATATTTACGGCATGATTTTGAAAGCCGAAAACTTTACCATGCATATTGGGTGGCGCTTGTTGTTGAATTAAAGTTTGCATTGGCACGCCAATTAAGGAAGCACCTACACCTAATAATGCACAAAGTCCTAGAGCCAATAATAAGTTATGGGTAAAAGTAAACACCCCTAACACCAAGGACATCATCAAAAATCCGATTAAGGGTAAGGGTTTGCGATGCAATTTCACACTCCAGTGTCCTAAAATTCCCGCACCCAAGACCATCCCTACCCCGGCGGCTGCTAAGAAAAAACCAAACTGTTTCTCTTTTAAACCAAAGTCGGCTGCTAATCTAATTGTCAATACTGTTAAGGCTGCAAACACGCAATATAGAGTTACGAGTTGCAACATAGCATTTAACACCAAACGGTTTTTCTTGAGATAGCGCAAACTCTCGGTAAATTCAGACCACAGGTGATTCGATCCCCGATGCTCAACTATAGGTTTATCTTCTTTAAAATGAATCGGCTGCATAATCGCACCCGATAAAAAATATAGCGTGCTAACTACCAACTCTTGGCCGTATTCTTCTCCCAGTAAACTCTTCGCCCAACTCAACATTGGCTCTCCAATGGCAAAGCCAACGATTAAAGCACCCATCATTGTGCTGCTAAATAAGGCATTTGCTGCCATTAAATTTTCACGCCGCACCAGTAGAGGAATGGCAGCTTGTTCTGCTGGGGCAAAAAACTGCGTCACCGTGGAGATGGCAAAGGTAAGTATCAAAAGAATCAAAAATTCTCTTGGTAAAAACGGAATTAATAGAGTTAAACCCCCACGCACCAAATCTGAGCCAACCATAATCAACTTTTTGGGAAAGCGGTCAACAAAAATGCCACCCGCAGAACCAAATAAAATGGCTGGGACTGTAAAGGCCACCATCAAAGTTGAGTACATTGAATTTTCTGCCAATCCTGGTGGTGGTGGGTAATTTTCCAGTAAGGCAATCATCAAAACGAAGAACACCTTATCTGCTAACTGGGAAACCAGTTGCCCAATCCATAAGAGCATAAAACCGCGGTTTTTCAGCAGTGCGCCAAACCCGTTATTAACAGCAGCAGGTTCCGTTGGAAACATTAGATACTCAAGAATAGTGACTAGGGTAGATGGGTAGTTGGAGAGTGTGGGATTTGGGAATTGGAGAGTTGCGCGAAACTACGCCCATCACTCCATTTTAAAAGTTTCCCTATTTCTCACTCCTGCTTGCCAACTTTATTTTCCGGACTATTTTTCTTCATAGCGCTTCAACAGCAGGTGCAAGAATTCAGATGCACTCAAGCGATCGCTTTTAGAGTAAAATTCCTCAGAAGGATCTACCCAACAACCTCGGACGGTTTGCGGCGATCGCCACATGGATAAATGGTCAACTGCTGGTTCTGCATAAAAGTTATTTTTCCCACTACCCAGTAAAGATGAACTCCAGTGGGTGAAATAATCATGACTCATCCGATGAATGGGAAAATCACCCCATAGTGGCACGCCCCATCCATCTATAGCAATAAAAGCTTTGACATTACCTCCTAAGAATCGCCACGAATTCGCAGCGAGCATCGCTCCTACTACACCTGCACTAAAACTAATGAAGATCGCAGGCGATTCTAACTCATTCCCTAAGCAATTGTGTAGAAAATATAAAATATGGAATGGCGATAGGTTCAGTACACCCTGTTCTGGGTAGACTAGTATATTTACTGCTTCTTTAGTAGTT
The genomic region above belongs to Calothrix sp. NIES-2098 and contains:
- a CDS encoding major facilitator superfamily MFS_1, whose amino-acid sequence is MFPTEPAAVNNGFGALLKNRGFMLLWIGQLVSQLADKVFFVLMIALLENYPPPPGLAENSMYSTLMVAFTVPAILFGSAGGIFVDRFPKKLIMVGSDLVRGGLTLLIPFLPREFLILLILTFAISTVTQFFAPAEQAAIPLLVRRENLMAANALFSSTMMGALIVGFAIGEPMLSWAKSLLGEEYGQELVVSTLYFLSGAIMQPIHFKEDKPIVEHRGSNHLWSEFTESLRYLKKNRLVLNAMLQLVTLYCVFAALTVLTIRLAADFGLKEKQFGFFLAAAGVGMVLGAGILGHWSVKLHRKPLPLIGFLMMSLVLGVFTFTHNLLLALGLCALLGVGASLIGVPMQTLIQQQAPPNMHGKVFGFQNHAVNIALSLPLAITGPLTDILGLRVVLVAMSLIVAAVGVWAWQNTRRVLQDVI